The region CCTGATGAAACTTTACCTGCTTCCTGTTGGGTCACCCCTAACATATCTATATAATATTCATTCCTCTGAAGAGCTTATACTTCTTATGTAACGTTTCTTCTTCTCCTTAGACTACAACCTATTCTCAGTGGCTGTACATGAATTAGGACACTCTCTGGGGCTGGCCCACTCCAGCAGCCCGTCTGCTCTGATGTATCCTATCTACACTTACTATAGCTCGGAGAACTTCACCCTTCCTGCAGATGATGTCCTGGGAATACAGGAACTGTATGGTAAAGGccatgtatatagtatgtgttaCCATTGTTCTTGTGTGCAGGATCCTATTGGAATATGTGTCCATTTGTTTTACCATATTACAACGGCCGTTAGTTATACGTGGTATTATATATATCTTTTAATTTTTCCAAAGAATAGTATAGAGCATATTGGGTTTGATTATTATGATGTTGGAGCATAATGTATAATCACCTAGACTAAGTTTTTCCTATCTGTTCTTTATTGTTTTCCACTACTACTCATCCCTCTCTTCTCCATAGATGTAAGTATCTAAAATTCAGCTGAGTTTTATTGTCTGacaataaacaaatatatatcgactatatatatgtatagaaatGTAAAGAGCTGTTGAAAACCAAGGGGGACATATTGAACATTTGTCATTTGTAGCGTGATTTGCATTGCTACGTTCACATTTATGGATGCCTTttttctacacacacacacacacacacacacacacacacacacacacacacttgtttaAAATGAATGGGAAACATGGTTTTCTGAATTTAGAGCATTTATGAGATACAAGGGGGACatattaaagctactctgtacccacaatctgacccccccccaaaccccttgtaccttcggatagctgcttttaatccaagatctgtcctggggtctgttcggcaggggatgcagttattgtcataaaaacaacttttagggtgccttcacatctaCCGACTCGCAGTcaggtaggtcctggcagatcactttcactacatacacccaGCGGTCTGagcgaccgctgcatgtatgtagtgaaagtgatctgccaggacctacctgactcgcagcgtaatttacgctgcgagtcgctaggtgtgaaggcacccttaatccggcagctctgtgtctaacggccggggcttacatttgtatatgcattaggctggcacaccctctctgtccttcctccccaccctcctcatcattaggaatgctccaggcagattgcttcctattccccacctgtgtgtataatgaacatggactggatcattaatacacctgtgcaaagctcaaacagcagtaaatgttcctggatcattcctaatgatgaggagggtggggaggaaggacagagagggcgtgccagcctaatgcatatacaaatgtaagccccggccattagacacagcgctgcaggattaaaagttgtttttaggacaataactgcatcccctgccgaacggaccccaggacagatcttggattaaaagcagctatccgaaggtacaagtggtttgggcggggtcagattgtgggtacatagtcgctttaaaTACTTCAGTGTGATGCATCTAAAGTGCCTGTTTTCTCGTATATAGCTCATTTAGCCCATATATGTGGCTCAACACCTGTGCTAGAAAAGGGTTCTCCATTTTGGATGATCCCTTTAAGGACCCCCTTAACAATAAGCTGATGACAACGTGTTCCTCTACCTTGACCTCAGTGATCAACTGCAAACTGTGTAGCATCGAGTGTTTAATTTCaatgcagcgcccccacaggggaaatgaagcattgcatATAATTGCTATACTACATGGCTGTGTCAGTTTCTCCAAACCGACGGATGAATTCttggtactccggcaaaaatctaatttaaatagaagtaaattgcaaatctttataattttctgacacaagCTGCTTTTTTGACACAAGTTgaatttcgctggagtacccctttaactcaaaatttccaaatttaaagggaaccattcaccctgtggccccggcagaaactgacatacagtgacataaaggtcaatatacttaccacatcgctcccggtcccgtcccagatcccgttgttgacacaaagaaatcgctgattcttcttctcgcgcccattatggtaatgagcaccgccgggtccgaagtccagccttctccccgcctccgacacttgattgacgctgggtcctcttcctcctcgtcttctttcttctcgccggatcccgcgcaggcgctgtgacagtcgttttcggcgcatgcgcagttcacaattgaagccgctccgcagcttcaccgtttactgcgcgtgcgccgattgtctcgaacacgtatcctgtttaccgcgcaggcgcagaagaggtgacgagaccatcgcaacggcgcctgcgcgggaattcgtcagaagactgaagacgtcaatcaagttccaggaggcgtggatgggcggcgacgagaagaggacctcatgaataagttggactcgtccgtcgtttcctatggacgttggactcatctcagcttattaccataatgggcgggagaagaagaacgggatccgggacgggaccgggagcgatgtggtaagtatattgacctttatgtcactgtatgtcagtttctgccgggggccacggggtgaatggttccctttaaaaatgatttttttaaggTGACACCCCTGTTACATAATGGGATATCCTTATTACAGAGGATGCATAATTACTAGTACCTATATGTTCCTTGGTTTCAGGTCCTAGACCCTCAAGTGTTGTAACTCCCACAATCTGCAGCCAGGAGGTGCCCATCGATGCCATGGTACAATGGAAAGGAGGTGTTATTATCTTCAAAGACAGGTATAACAGATTGTATTTTGTAGTCTTTCTATTCTTATTTTCAGCACAGTAATCTAAAGCAATCTGCGGTTGATAGAACGGGAAGTTGTAAAGATGCTAGCCAGCCAATAGTCAACAGAACTGGGCTTAAAGTGGTAGTTCACCAAaacgttttcttttaaatcaaatgatCCTAGCAAgtaccaaagatttgtaattttattctatttaaaaaatctcaagtcttctagtacttatcagctgctgtatgtcctgcaggaagtggtgtattctctccagtctggagagcaggagaggttttttttatggggatttggtactgctctggacagttcctgacatggacagtagtggcagcagagagcactgtgtaagactggaaagaatacaccacttcctgctggacatacagcagctgataagtactggaagagttaagattttttaaacagaagtaaattacgaatctttTGCCCTTGCTGGGATTAGTTGACTTAAAAGAACCTTCACCTGTTACCTTCCCTTGATCTAAAATGTGGCTCAGATCCCCCCAGGACTTATATTAGGACAGAAAAGGATAGCCAACAGGCAGTCACAAAATAAATGGAACAGATGATGATGCAAACGGGTTGATAATGATGCCACAAACTGACCTTATATAACTCTAAACTAACACCTGACAAACTAAACCTTCCCAAGAGATACTAGAAACCTTAGGACAGACTAAACACAGCATAAGCTATAACGCGCACAGGCCATGGGGCTTTTAACTGACtaacaaaactccacccaaaccaTCCAGGCATGAACAGTACAGACTGCCTGATCTATTACTCTGGATCAGGCTACAGGAAAACTCCAAACAGACTTATGAACAGAGAATAATATTCAACCTTTTAAAGGTGCAACTAATGTAAGTTAATGGCTTGTACCTTTAGGGTATGTTGACATAGCAGAATGAGGGATTCTGAAGGGGACCTAGCTATAGGGTTATAGAATCAGTAGCTGCCCATTGATTTAAAATGTGTAATGCTTAGTTTTACCTGTAGGGGCGCTGTAGGGACAAGAGGCAGGGAGAATCCCCAGCCATGTGATTAGCTTTGTATGTTTCCATTCTAGTATGGCTTCATTGTGCTTATCTTTATGGTAGACACGTGTGGTATCACCACCCAAACCTGCCTGTACATAAAGCCATCTTGGCAACTTCACTGTGGGAAGAAGTTCCGGACTTCATAGATGCCGCCTACAGTTCTCCAGGACAAAACACCATTTTGTTATTTAAAGGTGAGTATAGATTTACACCATGATAATTAAGGGGGTTCTCTAGGGTTACAATAAAAAagttggctgttttttttttcccccagaaacagTGCCCCtcatgtccacaggttgtgtctggtattacaggtcAGGTGAACAGGACTGAGCTGCGTTACCATACACCGCTCGTGGACAAATATGGTGTTGTttctggagagaaaggaatcctgaacaacccctttaaaccagccATGGACTGTCATAGACAGCTTATATACTTACTATAACCATGACCTGCTTTCAGGGAGACAGGTCTGGTCTGTCAATGGATTTTACCCAAAAGTTAAAGATTCTGGAAATATCAGTGACTTCGGCTTCCCTGAGACGGTGATGAGAATAGATGCtgccctccatgatggggagaaagGAAAAACCTTCTTTTTCACTGGAGACCAGTGCTggaggtaatatatacagtggtcatACACATGAGTAGGCGGACGGTCGAGCGACCATTGAGCGAATGATcatctggttaaaggggtagatcACCAAAAAATctcagacacagtgctccctgctgccacctatgtccatgtcaggaactgtgcagagcaggagcggttttctatggggatactgctgctctggacagttcctgatatggacagaggtggcagcagagagcactgtgtcagactggaaagaatacagcacttcctgcaggacatacagcagctgataagtactagaagactggacatattttaatagaagtaaattacaaatttctggcacttgctgggaccggttgatgtgaaaaaataaataaattggtgagctacccctttaatggccattcagctgacagttatacCTTGACAATCGTTGATCTATCCACAATGAGTGCACAGGCCACAGATCTTTTAATGGAACTCCACCCAAAACTTTCCAGCCTGAGCAACCAAGATTGCCTGATCCATTCCTCTGGATCAGGCTGTGATACACCTCCATAGCAACTGTCTCAAATAGAATAGCAGTAGTGAACTCTCACTAGTACAGTTAACATAATATAATGGaatataaaggggttatctaggactaGAGAAAGAATAGTTACAgcaccccctgtcctcaggttgcgtgtggtattgcagttcagctccattcaattgAATGGTACTAAGCTGCGCAACCACTCCCACACTGAGGATAGCAGAGGCGCTGTTGTCTggtagaaagtggtcatgtttttgtaagcctggacaaccccaaggccctaaggctgcctggaaaacttggatacagtccatggccataggctatatccatgctgtccaggcaagggctgtatccaacttctttagcccctggtagtcaaatgcagagcgttcgggttgggatgaacccgagcatgcttgagattcgctcatctctaatggtcacaTTGAGGCATGCCCACTTTATATTTATCATACTATATACTGATGATACCATATTTCCTTAGTTACGATGAACAAACAAGACAGATGGACCATGGATTTCCTATGCTGCTGGAATCACAGTTCTCTGGTGTGGGAAATAAGGTGGACGCAGCTTATATGCATGAGAACGGTACGTGATACACTTGGATGggagaaagttttttttattctttatgcagctagtctatatatttatatatatatatatatatatatatatatatatatatatatatatatatttcagtatTACCCCCTTTAGTTTTTCCTTTCTGTCTCAACATTCCTTGCATCCTTTCCTTcacttgggtcatgtgatctcatggtgacccccccccctggaaACTTCCTGTATGATACagctgcatggactgttccaTAAAAGCTATCCACATGTGGGGAGACAGAAACTCCCATAAGAGTTACTGATGATGATTATATGGGTAGACTTGAAAAGCAGTTATCAGTCAGaaagtcaagatggtggctggtcacatgacccagatgtaGTAATGAAATGTGTCGTTGTAGAGCTGGGATGAAGCAGATGGCACAGTGGGAATAGTGGGGGTGAGTGTCTATTTTAtgggcaaaaaaattaaataaaataattgtgGGAATTCTTTTTTACCTCTAtggtacacaggtatacagcaccctagCAGCCATATTGCTTGTTAGAAGCTACCGTTCTGTAATTCTTTACCTCCAAACTAGaagtttatattattatatagatgTTTTATTATTTCTAGGAATATGATATATAGAGGGATAGAGATAACACTATTAATGCTGAACTTCTCTCATACAGGGAACATGTATTTTTATCATGGAGAAACCCAGATTGAATACGACCCAAGGATCCGCCATGTTACCGATGTCAGAGAAAAATTCTTTGTCTTGTGTTGAGAATTACATCATAGTGAAGCCACATAGCAAATGAAAGAGATGTATACATCAATACTATTTATAATAAAGTATAATATTGCTCTACTTTATTCCATGTTCCTGGGGGTATTTGCTCAGAGGATAAAGTCTGGGGGCCACAGAAGTGAAACAGAAAGCATGGCTCCCTCTTGGTACTGGTTTATGCCAATGTACCCATCTTCTTGGTATGAAGTGTCTGGGCTGTAGGGGGCACTTTTAGTGTGGGataccttaaagggacagtgtcattagaaaatgactcaataatgtttttatgttaaacatattttcttAGAATTTTtggtgaagttttttttaaattaccatttttctatctatagtataaaataatcttgggatcttgcagttttcattctcaccactggggttagaactaagctgagacttcctgttgtgtctgtggtgatcagatgaggctgctgtaaagtgatctgtacagcattgcagagaCAGGCGGCAGAGActgcagaaacggccctggttaaaggggttatccagcgctacaaaaacatggccactttccccccctactgttgtctccagtttgggtggggttctgagactctgttccattgaagtaaatggagcttaattgcaaaccgcacctgaactgtagGGGGAAACAgtagggggggaaagtggccatgtttttgtagcactggataacccatttaagttgACTTTTTCTAATATGTATGGAGATCAAATGCCCAACTGGGAGGGTGGGTGTTAAAGACCACTAGGTCCCCAAGGTTATGGAGGCCACAGGGTATTTGATACGTGTGTACTCCCTTTAATCTAGTCCGGGACACTTAATACCTAATAGCATTGGCCAAATAATGCCATAGCTGTCACCCTCCAAAAATTTTGAGTTGACCTCTAAAGAAGAATGTTTGGAGTAGACTATATAATGTGGAGATGAAGTGGTGGAGACCCCTGAAGGGTGGTCTATTCAAGGCATTTGCCTCTTTCTTATGCATTTATGTTCAtatgctttgtttttgtttttttcttggggggggggggggatggtggtgTTTTTTCTTTCATCGTCACCTATTAGGCCTTGTTTATCTGTTATTTTCGTGATATAAGTTGGAAAACAAGCCAAATGTTGTGCTGACAGACCATAGTGTACTTTAACTTgatccattgatttcagtggctGCAATGTCATCTACTGCTGATAAGTGAACTtgccgaatgctcagcatttgattccctgtggctggagaagttggatgtagccttaaggagtcctggaaaaacatggatacagccataggccataggctgtatccatgttttcctggcaactctagggctacatccaaagTCTCCAGCCACCAGAAGTCAAATGCAGATCCGGCAAGCATCATCTACTACTGACCACTTTTGGTCTACATCTACACGTATACTGTTTTCTTTAAGGGACTCAAAAGCACAGGTAGCCATGATTTTGAGTCCTTCAAGAAACCAGTATATAACAGGAATGACCCGAATGTAGTCTTGTCGGCATGCGGTTTGATGAATAACCCAATAGACATAAAAGAGCCCTTATTGTCCCGGAAATGTTATCACCACCAATATATGGAGCAGacagcttcttcttcttcttcccagtTCTTGCTCAATCTCAGTCAATGTGATCACTTTTCCAAAACAGATAAAACTCCGTGTCCTGGGGCTGTTTGCTGATTTGAGAGGAATGTGTTTGTTACGGGCTTAGCTACACATTCACATTCCTCCAGTAACCTGAGCAGCGACGTCAACACATTTCTGAGGCCTTAGTGAGAGGTCACGTTGTTGTCGTCCCACCAAGAAGTATGCGAAATGGAAATGGAGGCATTTATCACAAAAATCGGCTACGGAAACCTGAGGAGTAGCACATATCACATTGACTGAGATAACAGCGTACCAAGTACGTCATGCCTGTGGTTTATAGGAGTCAAATGAGTTCAATCTACAGAGCCCAAAGCAGGTTGTATAGGATGGAGACATGCTTCTTATCATTACCCATAGACTTTGCACTTTTTAATTGTCTaaaattttccaaatttttggTAAATCGTTGGGTTGGGTTGGCCCATCAAAAAACATGAAGATCATTTGGAGGACATAGGCTCTTACACAGTAAAGTCCAACAAGATACCAGCAAGATACCAGGAGAACTTCTTAGATTGACTCTGAACCTAGCTGTTTAGCCTCTTAGATGCCATGGTCAATAGCGTACGTAGCATCTAAGTgatggaaacaaaaggaagagaTAGCATGGGGTTAGGTCTCTATTTTTGCGCCTTGTGCAGACTAGAAATGAGTCAATATCCTGAAATTTGTTTTGGGGTGATTTGCCTAAATTGGCCATTGGATGACGTACTGTAAGCGGCGATGCATAAAAGATCACTGAACAGCTGCACACAGAACAACAAGCCCGATGGGTGTTCACTGAGAGTTGAGGCACACAGTGGATGCTTAAGCAATGATAAGACAGGTCAGGGTTCAGATAGACAGCCTAGTAGGACTTCACATTTAATCACCTTGATGGAATGGGAACCAGTGGGAAGGCTGGGCAATCTACGGAGGGGATTGGTGGCCGAGAAAGCTCTTCCCCCTTGTATGACCATTTGGTGTTATGAGCCTTGGGCTTTACCAGGTCACAAAGTGGTTCACCTTCATCGTGTGGGCACAGTGCACCATCATCACCACAATCATTCCTCCGTCACAACTAGGCCTGTCCAGGGCCTGTGCCCTTACCTGCTGTCAGCAACCTAGACGATTTTCACCTCTGTTGCTAACTACCATAATCCAACATGACATCCCTATTGGGCTCCACCATTTTGGCCATAGGGAACTTACTGCGTACCTTTACATTCATTGAACTCAGTTACAGATCTGTATGCGATGACCTCATGAGCTCCCCCTATTGGTACTTGAACACTAACACACTTTTAGACACAAGGGATTTAGCGTTctgtatgaaaaaaaatatattggctGTTGGTCCTAAAGAAGTTTTGTAAAATTTTGGGAAGAACAGTGTTAGTTCTGGACTAAAACAAAAATTCCTAACTTTGTCATTTTTTGCATAAACTGAGTGATGTCATGCCAAGCCAATCCCAACATAGACACCCCCACAGGATGTACCTGGTATAACGTTGTGCCCAGACATGAAGCCTGGTTACTGGTAAAGGGTTAGGGTGGGGTATCCTAATAAAGTCATTTTTCTCTGTTTCATCATCTTTGTCCTTCTTTGTCCTTGAGCGACCTACAAAGGAGATTTCCATTTTATATAGATTTCTCTTGAATCCCAATATATAATGTTCCGAGTAGATGGAGATAGAGATATTACTGTTATTATAGAGATGTTAGTAATCGGGATGTGGTTGAGGCTCCTTCCGCTTCATCGTGGAACTGCTCATGGGGATTTCCTAATGCTTATGTATGTTTTTATATGGGGCTAAAGAAAACCTGTATTTTCTGAGTAAGACAATCTGGCTGATGCAAGGAAAGGGCAGTGGTGGTCCTGCAGGCATCACATCCCGCTCATTGCTTACATAGACCTGTTCACCTGAACTCCACCCATCAGCCTATATTGGGTTTTTTATATGTTGGTCTCATATCTATGCTTTATGTTGTACATTGGTAATGGGTAGAGTGATAGAACAGTATAGATGTCTCAACACTCAAATACTACACTAATTGATGTTATATTACAGGGATGATGCCCACAATGATGTCAAAACACAAGGATATTACCCATAGTAATGTCACAGTAAAGGGGAAATACACAGAGTGAtgttaccttaaaggagaagtccagcgaaaatttttattaaagtattgtaatgcccccccccccaaagttttacaaatccccaatatacacttattatgggaaatacttataaagtgcttttttcccgcacttactgctgcattaaggcttcacttcctggataacatggtgatgtcacttcctggataacatggtgatgtcacttcctggaaaacatggtgatgtcacttcctggataacatggtgatgtcacttcctggataacatggtgatgccactttctggataacatggtgatgtcacttcctggataacatggtgatgtcacttcctgaataacatggtgatgtcacttcctggataacatggtgatgtcacttcctggataacatggtgatgtcactttctggataacatggtgatgtcacttcctggataaaatggtgatgtcacaacccgactcccagagctgtgcgggctgtggctgctggagaggatgatggcaggggaatgctcagtgtccctccagtgccctgtgtccctcagtgtccccctgccatcatcctctccagcagccacagcccgcacagctctgggagtctgggagTGACATCaacatattatccaggaagtgacatcaccatgttatccaggaagtgacatcaccatgttatccaggaagtgacatccccatgttatccaggaggtgacatcaccatgttatccaggaagtgagctcaccatgttatccaggaagtgacatcaccatgttatccaggaagtgacatcaccatgttatccaggaagtgaggccttgatacagtagtaagtgcaggggaaaaaagctctttataagcatttcccttaataagtgtatattggagatttgtataacttttggggggcaatacaatactttaataagacTTTAACTGAATAATGCACATATTAATATTAAAGTACAGGGACTATGCACACTGTGATTTCAAGTAGTGATAccatagtgatgtcactagtcATAAGAGAACTCGTCGAATCAGAACGCTTGGCATCTGACCTGCAGCTGCtggagacgttggatgcagccacAGGCCTATGGCCTacagcagcatccaacttcttcagccactggtaatcaaatgccgagacctCTGGGTTCagacagactcaagcatgctcttaTAGATACCCCACATATCATCAGGAGAAAAACTAGCCAAGCTGTGTCCCTGAGTAAGTTTACTGTCTTCAACAACTGCGTAGCCCCTTCCCTTTGGAAACTCTTGTGCCGTTGTAATAGCAACCAAGACTGGCATTGAACTAAGAGTTCCTGACAGCCTACAGGTTTTCCCTTTGATTACCTTCCCTCTGGACTGCTGGACATCTGATAGCAAAAAAGAAGAGATGACCCACTcatgccataggctatatccatgttttccaggactccctaaggctgcatccaactttttcagccaccggtattcaaatagcAAACTATCCAAGTCaaacatgctcaagttgcgctcatctctactaaggatTATAACTTCATGGTTCGAAACGTGTTGGCCATCAGTTAGGGCCCATCATGGTTTTATCCATCTGCTGCCCATCTATTATATAGAATTAACACCTTATCTATCCTCCTCATCTCTGACTTCCCATTAACTCAGGACAACTTGCTGCCTGGACAAGATTCCGGCTCACGGCCGTCCGTCCACAATCATTTCTTCCtctgcgtttttttttctttgaagttGTACAGAGTAAAAAGTTTATTTTGCAAAGTAATGAGTAAAATCCAGCATGGTGCGGCACTTTGTGCAAGCCAGTACTTCCCACACATAAATCTGCTGAGGGCATGTTTACTCTCTGATCTCCTGCTCGCAGGGCACAGATGGAGAAGTTTTTCTGTTCCTCACCACAAACCAGGATGTCTTCTGGGGGGATTTGGGAGTAATCATATTTACCATTCACTGGTTAGAAGTTTTAGCACGTCTCAATGGAGTGACTCACGGCTCTTACACTATATAAGGGGCTTATAGGCAGCCAGCAGCCAGCAGAGCCTCATAAGGAACCCAACATGTCACCTGCAATCTCAGCGTCCGTCTGGCTGCTGGCCGGTCTCAGCCTTTGTTTTTCCATCCCTATTCCTGTGGAGGACAGCGATGAAGTCACGGAGAAAGATCTTCGCCTTGCACAGGCATGTATAGTTCTTTTACAgtctattttattaaaaaaagattttatagTTCTATAAAGTTCTGTGGTTTATAGTTATTGTActgtttgtatttattttttatcattttagtATTGTATATTTATGGTAGTTATACACTAGAGAGCTGGACCCCAATGGGACTTTCTCTACTCTTTCTCTATCTCTTTATTCAGGCTAAATATGCTTTGGACCCCTATTCTCCTAAAATATGGGGGTCTCAAAAGTGGGACCCCCAATCATCAGATAATTACCAATATCCTG is a window of Dendropsophus ebraccatus isolate aDenEbr1 chromosome 5, aDenEbr1.pat, whole genome shotgun sequence DNA encoding:
- the LOC138792312 gene encoding collagenase 3-like isoform X1, coding for MRVFLVSLRWLLLSITNALPIMRDSPPDSEILPASDLQDGQRYKKYGGYMEAIQKRDVDLNRGHYENDNTMDEPRCGVPDVAQYAVIEKDLKWVSTIITYRIVNYSPDLPPADVDQNIQDAFNVWSAVTPLQFIRLHSGHADLMVVFAAREHGDFFPFDGPRGVLAHAFPPGELEGGDVHFDDEERWTADLDDYNLFSVAVHELGHSLGLAHSSSPSALMYPIYTYYSSENFTLPADDVLGIQELYGPRPSSVVTPTICSQEVPIDAMVQWKGGVIIFKDRHVWYHHPNLPVHKAILATSLWEEVPDFIDAAYSSPGQNTILLFKGRQVWSVNGFYPKVKDSGNISDFGFPETVMRIDAALHDGEKGKTFFFTGDQCWSYDEQTRQMDHGFPMLLESQFSGVGNKVDAAYMHENGNMYFYHGETQIEYDPRIRHVTDVREKFFVLC
- the LOC138792312 gene encoding collagenase 3-like isoform X2, translated to MRVFLVSLRWLLLSITNALPIMRDSPPDSEILPASDLQDGQRYKKYGGYMEAIQKRDVDLNRGHYENDNTMDEPRCGVPDVAQYAVIEKDLKWVSTIITYRIVNYSPDLPPADVDQNIQDAFNVWSAVTPLQFIRLHSGHADLMVVFAARDYNLFSVAVHELGHSLGLAHSSSPSALMYPIYTYYSSENFTLPADDVLGIQELYGPRPSSVVTPTICSQEVPIDAMVQWKGGVIIFKDRHVWYHHPNLPVHKAILATSLWEEVPDFIDAAYSSPGQNTILLFKGRQVWSVNGFYPKVKDSGNISDFGFPETVMRIDAALHDGEKGKTFFFTGDQCWSYDEQTRQMDHGFPMLLESQFSGVGNKVDAAYMHENGNMYFYHGETQIEYDPRIRHVTDVREKFFVLC